A part of Salvelinus sp. IW2-2015 linkage group LG16, ASM291031v2, whole genome shotgun sequence genomic DNA contains:
- the LOC111975353 gene encoding GTP-binding protein Di-Ras1-like has translation MPEQSNDYRVVVFGAGGVGKSSLVLRFVKGTFRDTYIPTVEDTYRQVISCDKSVCTLQITDTTGSHQLPAMQRLSISKGHAFIXVYSVTSRQSLEELKPIYQQVLAIKGSVDAXPVMLVGNKRDDTQREVETXXGEAQAXXWKCAFMETSAKMNXNVNELFQELLTLEKKRNMSLSIDGKRSGKQKXADKLKGKCSIM, from the coding sequence ATGCCGGAGCAGAGCAATGACTACCGTGTTGTGGTGTTTGGGGCTGGCGGTGTGGGCAAGAGCTCCTTGGTCCTTCGCTTTGTCAAGGGAACCTTCCGGGACACCTACATCCCCACTGTGGAGGACACCTACCGCCAGGTGATCAGCTGTGACAAGAGCGTGTGCACCCTCCAGATCACCGACACCACGGGCAGCCACCAGTTRCCCGCCATGCAGCGSCTGTCCATCTCCAAGGGCCACGCCTTCATCRTGGTCTACTCRGTCACCAGCCGCCAGTCRCTGGAGGAGCTCAAGCCCATCTACCAGCAGGTGCTMGCCATCAAGGGCAGCGTGGACGCCATRCCRGTCATGCTGGTYGGRAACAAGAGRGACGAYACCCAGCGTGAGGTGGAGACCAKGGAMGGTGAGGCGCAGGCGYCAYCATGGAAGTGTGCCTTCATGGAAACCTCMGCCAAGATGAACTYCAACGTCAAYGAGCTCTTCCAGGAGCTGCTCAccctggagaagaagaggaacATGAGTCTGAGCATCGATGGCAAGCGCTCCGGCAAGCAGAAGCYTGCCGACAAGCTTAAGGGCAAGTGCAGCATCatgtag